The following proteins are encoded in a genomic region of Arachis stenosperma cultivar V10309 chromosome 4, arast.V10309.gnm1.PFL2, whole genome shotgun sequence:
- the LOC130973856 gene encoding protein TRIGALACTOSYLDIACYLGLYCEROL 3, chloroplastic has protein sequence MVSLSTNPFFSLTTQNAASRSSSSLYSRFAASTKFNSFHANNKDHRKVVCACVAPPTNFKSEDSSALRFNGSSKSEQLSTLREQDGDSDVLIECRDVYKSFGEKKILNGVSFKIRHGEAVGIIGPSGTGKSTVLKIIAGLLIPDKGEVYIRGRKRVGLVSDDELHGLRIGLVFQSAALFDSLTVRENVGFLLYEHSSMPEDQISEVVKETLAAVGLKGVENRLPSELSGGMKKRVALARSIIYDNSKDSIEPEVLLYDEPTAGLDPIASTVVEDLIRSVHIKGQDARGKPGNIASYVVVTHQHSTIKRAIDRLVFLHKGKIVWEGMTHEFTTSTNPIVQQFASGSLEGPIKY, from the exons ATGGTTTCTTTGTCGACAAACCCCTTCTTTTCTCTAACCACCCAAAACGCTGCGtctcgttcttcttcttctttgtatTCGAGATTCGCGGCTTCAACCAAGTTCAATTCTTTCCACGCAAATAATAAAGATCATAGAAAGGTTGTTTGTGCTTGCGTCGCTCCTCCAACGAACTTCAAGAGCGAAGACTCTTCTGCCCTCAGATTCAAT GGTTCATCGAAATCGGAGCAATTGAGCACACTTCGGGAACAAGATGGTGACTCTGATGTTCTTATTGAGTGTAGAGACGTCTACAAGTCATTTGGGGAAAAGAAAATCCTCAATGGTGTTAGCTTCAAG ATTAGACATGGGGAAGCAGTTGGAATAATCGGTCCTTCTGGGACTGGAAAATCCACAGTTTTAAAGATTATTGCAGGATTACTTATTCCAGATAAG GGTGAGGTTTATATTCGAGGTAGAAAGAGAGTTGGTCTGGTAAGCGATGATGAGCTACATGGTCTTCGCATTGGATTA GTGTTCCAAAGTGCAGCACTTTTTGATTCTTTGACTGTCCGTGAAAATGTTGGTTTTCTGTT GTATGAACACTCAAGCATGCCGGAGGACCAGATATCAGAGGTTGTCAAGGAAACCTTGGCTGCTGTTGGATTGAAG GGAGTTGAGAATCGGTTGCCTTCTGAGTTATCAGGTGGAATGAAAAAACGAGTTGCTTTAGCTCGATCTATTATTTATGACAATTCAAAGGATTCAATTGAGCCTGAG GTTCTCTTATATGATGAACCAACTGCTGGACTAGATCCCATTGCATCAACTGTTGTTGAGGATCTAATTCGTTCAGTGCACATAAAAGGACAAGATGCACGTGGGAAACCCGGGAACATTGCATCATATGTGGTCGTCACTCACCAACATAGTACCATTAAAAGAGCCATTGACAG GTTGGTGTTTCTACACAAGGGAAAGATTGTTTGGGAAGGAATGACTCATGAATTTACAACATCAACAAATCCAATTGTTCAACAG TTTGCATCTGGGAGCCTGGAAGGTCCTATCAAATACTAG
- the LOC130973855 gene encoding receptor-like protein CLAVATA2 — translation MGHTWGYAISSFFSFTPHHCLLHPLTLLCMIFLLCSITCHSIDIHPQDKVSLLCFKSWIQDPDQVLSNWGSSNNNCTNWNGITCDNTGHVLLVNLTSMNLSGQIHPSFCNLSYLEKVDFSHNNFTCPLPVCFGNLLGLRAVDLSHNRFHGGVPDSFVRLKQLTELVLSGNPDLGGPIPGWIGNFSAYLERLQLGFCSFNGMIPDSLVYLKSLNYLDLENNLLSGNLVDFHQPLVLLNLASNRFSGTLPCFSAAIESLTVLNLSNNSIVGGIPACIASLEALSHLNLSGNHLKYRISPRLVFSEKLLVLDLSNNGLSGPIPGKIAETTEKQGLVLLDLSHNQFSGEIPLKITELKSLQALFLSHNLLSGEIPARIGNLTYLEVIDLSHNSLSGTIPLNIVGCFQLLALILNNNNLSGVIQPEFDALDSLKILDISNNRFSGDIPLTLAGCKSLEIVDFSSNDLSGSLNDAITKWTNLRYLSLAQNKFSGTLPSWLFTFQAIEMMDFSHNKFSGFIPDVNVKGSSLFNNRDLTVKEPTGATRNVQLRVSVIVSDNNQSSFTYNLSSMVGIDLSNNLLHGEIPRGLFGLAGLQYLNLSSNFLDGQLPGLQKMQSLKALDLSHNSLSGHIPGNISSLQGLDTLNLSYNCFSGSVPQKQGYGRFPGAFAGNPDLCLESSGGGCEDGRVSSEQGSFFGEDRMDGPISVGIFFISAFISFDVGVVVLFCSTRARNYILRTKV, via the coding sequence ATGGGACACACATGGGGTTATGCTATTTCCTCCTTTTTTTCCTTCACACCCCACCATTGTCTTTTGCATCCACTCACACTCTTGTGTATGATTTTTCTTCTGTGTTCAATCACTTGTCACTCAATTGATATTCACCCACAAGACAAAGTTTCACTTTTGTGCTTCAAGTCATGGATTCAAGACCCTGACCAGGTTTTGTCCAATTGGGGTAGCTCCAACAATAACTGCACTAATTGGAATGGAATCACCTGTGACAACACTGGCCATGTTCTTTTGGTTAACCTCACAAGTATGAACTTGTCAGGCCAAATCCACCCGAGTTTTTGTAACCTTTCATACCTTGAAAAGGTGGATTTTTCACACAATAACTTCACATGCCCTCTACCTGTATGTTTTGGGAACTTGCTTGGTCTTCGAGCCGTTGATCTCAGTCACAACCGGTTCCATGGTGGGGTGCCAGATTCCTTCGTGAGGCTTAAGCAACTTACTGAGCTTGTTCTGAGTGGGAACCCTGATTTGGGAGGGCCAATTCCTGGTTGGATTGGTAATTTCTCTGCTTATTTGGAGAGATTGCAGCTTGGTTTCTGCTCATTCAATGGGATGATACCTGATAGCTTGGTTTACTTGAAGTCCCTCAATTATTTGGACCTTGAGAATAATTTGCTCTCTGGAAATCTGGTTGATTTTCACCAGCCACTGGTTTTGCTTAATCTGGCTTCGAATCGGTTTTCGGGTACTTTGCCTTGCTTTTCGGCTGCGATTGAGTCTCTAACTGTATTGAATCTGTCAAACAATTCAATTGTGGGGGGAATACCTGCCTGTATTGCATCACTTGAAGCTTTGAGTCATCTGAACCTATCAGGGAACCACTTAAAGTATAGAATATCTCCAAGACTAGTGTTCTCGGAGAAGCTCCTGGTTTTGGACTTGAGTAATAATGGTCTGAGTGGTCCAATTCCAGGTAAAATTGCAGAGACGACAGAAAAACAGGGCCTGGTTCTTCTTGACCTTTCACACAATCAATTCTCTGGTGAAATTCCTTTGAAAATTACAGAATTGAAAAGCTTGCAGGCTTTGTTCTTATCTCACAACCTTCTGTCCGGAGAAATTCCTGCTAGGATTGGAAATTTGACTTACCTCGAAGTCATTGATCTCTCACACAACTCACTATCTGGCACTATTCCGCTGAATATTGTTGGGTGCTTTCAGCTGCTTGCCCTCATACTTAATAATAACAATCTTTCTGGCGTGATTCAACCGGAGTTCGATGCACTGGATAGCTTGAAGATACTGGACATAAGCAATAACAGGTTCTCAGGGGACATTCCACTCACTTTGGCTGGATGTAAATCTTTGGAGATTGTCGATTTTAGTTCTAATGATCTTTCTGGATCCTTGAATGATGCAATAACCAAATGGACAAACCTCAGGTATCTGtctctagctcagaacaaattCAGTGGAACTCTGCCTAGTTGGTTGTTCACATTTCAGGCAATAGAAATGATGGATTTCTCACACAACAAGTTCTCTGGCTTCATACCTGATGTTAATGTTAAGGGTAGTTCATTGTTTAACAACAGAGACTTAACTGTTAAAGAGCCAACGGGTGCAACAAGAAATGTTCAACTGAGAGTATCCGTGATTGTTTCCGATAACAATCAATCCAGTTTCACCTATAATCTTTCCTCAATGGTTGGAATCGATCTATCGAACAACTTGCTACATGGGGAGATTCCTAGGGGCTTATTTGGCCTAGCTGGCCTACAATATCTAAATTTATCATCCAACTTTCTTGATGGGCAGCTTCCGGGTTTGCAGAAAATGCAGAGCTTGAAAGCATTAGATCTGTCTCATAATTCGTTGTCGGGGCATATCCCAGGAAACATTTCTAGCCTTCAAGGTCTGGACACCTTGAATCTGTCTTACAACTGTTTCTCAGGATCTGTTCCCCAGAAGCAAGGGTATGGGAGATTTCCCGGAGCATTTGCTGGAAATCCAGACTTATGCTTGGAATCTTCTGGTGGCGGATGCGAGGATGGAAGGGTTTCATCAGAGCAAGGCAGTTTTTTCGGGGAAGATAGAATGGATGGACCGATTTCTGTTGGAATTTTCTTTATTAGCGCCTTTATTAGTTTCGATGTTGGTGTCGTCGTTTTGTTTTGTTCTACTAGAGCAAGAAACTACATTCTCCGGACAAAAGTTTGA